The Micrococcales bacterium region GATCTGCAAGGGCCGGTCCTTGAGGTACAGCCCCCAGTTCGCGTGCCACAGCGGATAACGCTGCAGCCTGCGGTCGGCGAGCAGGCGCTTCTCCATGTAATGCGTGTACGAGTAGAACCACGGCGTGCGTCCCGTACGTTTCTCGACGACGCGCAACCAGGTCGTGGCCCAACGCGTCAGCTGAGCCGGCCGCAGTCGGGTGGCGTCGGTCTCCAGGTCCAGTGCCAGCGGCAGGTGCCCCTGGGGAAGGCGTCCGCCCACCCTGCGGACGGCTTTGCGGGCCTGGGCCTTGGCGTCGGCCACCACCCGTCCCTTACGACTGGTGGGGACCGCGTAGTAGTAGGCCCCGACCAGTAGTCCCGCCCTGCGCGCCGCGGCCTTGTCCCGCCAATACCAATACCCCGCCTCGGCGTGCGCCGAACCTGACGTGTCGCCGGACTTGATGACGACGAAGCGCACCCCGCGCTGCTGCAACTTGCTGAAGTCCAGCACCCCCGGGCCGATGTGCTGCCAGCGCGAGACGTCGACACCCCGGATGTCGGTCAACCCCTGGTGCGCCCACGAGGTGGCCTTGGGCTTGGGCTTGCCGAGCACC contains the following coding sequences:
- a CDS encoding glycoside hydrolase family 25 protein; this translates as MKTGVVATGAAALCAVVALSAMNPVLGKPKPKATSWAHQGLTDIRGVDVSRWQHIGPGVLDFSKLQQRGVRFVVIKSGDTSGSAHAEAGYWYWRDKAAARRAGLLVGAYYYAVPTSRKGRVVADAKAQARKAVRRVGGRLPQGHLPLALDLETDATRLRPAQLTRWATTWLRVVEKRTGRTPWFYSYTHYMEKRLLADRRLQRYPLWHANWGLYLKDRPLQIRGWPADHARVWQFTDSGRLPGSGSRTLDLNVYRGTGEQLLAEAGLGPAAAQRYDIPLGRPGVSPSPSTSPSPSTSPSPSTSPSPSTSPSPSLTAP